CCTCGAAGTGGGGCCGGCCGATAACCTGCGCCACCGGCCGGCCCCACAGCTTGCCGATGGCCGAGTTAGCCAACTCGATTATCAGCTCCGGCCCCCGGTAGATGGCAATGGCCACCGGCGCCTGCTCAAACACGTGCTGTAGCTCGGCCCGTTGCGCTTCAGCTTCGGCGCGGGCGGCCTGGGCCGCGCGGGTGCGCTCCTGCACGCGGGCTTCCAGCTCCTGGTTGAGCTGCTCTACCTGCCGGCGGGCCAGCACTTGCTCGGTTACGTCGTAGGAAAAGTCCAGCAGGCCATCAATATGACCTTCCGCGTTCCGCAGAGGAAGGTAGAAGGCATTAACAAACACCGACGCAGTGCGGCCGGGCTGCTGCTCAGTCAGAGTAACTTCCAGCTCCCGTACTTCAACGGGCTGCCCGGTGGCATATACCTGGTCAAACAGCGCAAATACATCCGGTGCTACCGCCTCCTGAGCAACCTCCCGCACCGGCCGGCCGAGCACGGCGTGCTGGGGCACGAAGGCCTGGAAGCGTGGGTTGACGAAGCTGAAGACGTGCTCGGGGCCGTGGTAGGTGGCTACCTGGGCGGGCAGGGCCATCAGCACTTCGTGGAGGCGCTGGCGCTGTAGTTCGGCCTCGGCGTGGGCGGCCTGGGCAACGGCCTGCGCTTCGCGTAGGGCATTTTCGACGGGCGTGCGGGGCTGGTCTGCCGTGTCGGTGAAGCTGACCAGCAGCCGCTCGCCGCTGCGCCGGGCCGCCAGGCGGAAGTAGTTATCGAGGCCGTCGGCCTGGTAGTTGACCTCGTAGAGGTCGGTAGCTTCTGCCTGGTACACGCGCCGGTAGTAATCGAAAACGCCGGTTGCTACGGAGCCGGGGAAGTGCGTGAGGAGCGTGCCGCTGGGCTGCTCGGCCAGCCCCAATATGCGCTGGCCAGCCGGATTCAGGTACTCGATGGCAAAATCGTTCAGCTCACCAGCGGGGCCGTAGAGCGGGCGTAGCAGGTTGATGCCGGTGAGCGAAACAGCCAGCAGGTCGTGCAGCAGGGTGTCGGCGGAAGCAAAAATATCGTAAGAATCGGCAAGGGACATACGGAACGAGCTACAACACGTGGAATCAGCAGCCGGGGTATGTACCCAGCAGTTCAATTCAACTAAGATGGGTAATAATTCGTGCTGCTGCCCGGTGGTATATAAAAAAAGCTCCGGCCCACGGACCGAAGCTTTCTTAATAAATACCGCGCTGGCGCTGGTTGCCTCACTTCTCCCCGAAAAGGAAAGCGGCACTGGTGGTAGCTTGTAGAGGGTATTCGGGTTAGCTAACCAGTTGGTCAGCCCGCTGTAGCGACGCGGCAAAAACCAATGCAAACCGCTTCTTGGTTTCTGGTTGATGCTCTGACCCGTATCGACCACCCCTGCCCCTTCTTTCGAGGCGGGAAACCGGCGCTGGCTCCTGAGCTATGACGCGGCTTACATGCCGGCAGCGGCGTCTTCTTTTTTGCGCTTGATTTTGGTTTTGCCACCCTTGTCGGTTTTCACCTTCATCTTTTCCACGTCGCCCAGCTCGGCGGCCGCCGAGGCCGAGGTCTGGGGGCCCACGCCGGGGTTGGGGCCGTTGTTGACGATGGTCATTTCATCGACCAGGTGCTTGGCGCCGCCCAGCTTCTCCACGCACCAGAGCACGTAGCGGATGTCGGCGTTGATGCAGCGCTTCAGCTCGGGGTCGTAGGCCAGGTCGCCGGTCATGGCTTCCCAGTTGCCGTCGAAGGCCACGCCAATCAGCTCCCCGCGGCCGTTGATGACGGGGGAGCCGGAGTTGCCGCCCGTAATGTCGTTGTCGGTGATGAAGGCCACGGGCAGGTTGCCGTTTTTGTCGGCGAAGCGGCCGTAGTCTTTCTGCTTGAGCAGCGCCAGCTCCTTCTGGGGCACCACAAACTCGGGGTTCGAGGGGTCTTCCTTCTCCAGAATGCCCTGGGCCGTGGTTTTGTAGTCGTAGCTCACGGCGTCGCGGCCCCGGTAGGGGCGCACCGTGCCGTAGCTCAGCCGGATGGTGGAGTTGGCGTCGGGCGAGTATACCTTCTGGGCGTTCTTTTCGCGCAGGGCGGCCACGTAGAGGCGGTTGGCGCGGCCCAGGCCGGCTTGCAGGCCCTGCATGGTGGGCAGAATATTCTGGGTGAAGCTGGTGTACACCGAGTTCATGGTCTTGAAGGCCGGGTCGGCTTCCAGCTTGGCCAGGGTGGGCGCGGCCAGGAAGGCGTCGGTCTTGGCCTGCGAAGTCAGGAAGGAGGTGCTGAACACGTAGTCGGCGTACTTCTGCATCGAGCCGCCGTACTGCTTCTGCACGGTCTGGAACACGTCGGGTAGCTGGTCCTTGGGCACGTCCTGCTGGTAGAGGCTCATCAACGCCGCAAACACCTTTTTATCGGTAGGGGCGCTGTAGTCTTTGAAGTGCTCGGCCACGGGCTCCTTGAGGTCGGCGGCAGCCTTCTGGATGGCGGCTTTGTCGGCGGGCGTGGCTTTCAGGGCCATGTACAGGGGCATCAGGCGCGAGGCCAGCGTGATGATTTCCGTCCCGAAGGCGCCCTCGTTGATGTACTGCACGCTCAGGTTGTACTGGCGTATCCCGGCGTATGCCTGGTTGATGGTGCTCAGGGCCTCGCCGTACTGCTGCTGGCGGGCGGGGTCCTGGGCAATCCAGTCGGCCAGGGCCTTTTCTTCGGCCTGCTTGGCTTCCACGGTTTTCAGGCGCTTCATGCCCTCATTCTGCCCAATGAAGTACTTCCAGTAGTTGGCAATGCTGGCGTACTTGGAGGCGTACTTGAGGCGCAGGGCGGGGTCCCGGTCCATGTCTTCCTTCCACAGCTTCAGGCGGGTGTCGCGCAGCTTGATGCGGGCGGGGTTGGTCTGGTCCAGGGTCAGCTGGAGGCCGGCGGCGGGCAAAAAACGCTGGGTGCGGCCCGGAAAGCCGAACACCATAGCAAAGTCGCCCTCACTCACGCCTTGCAGGCTCACGGGCAGGTGCTTTTTGGGCACGTAGGGCACGTTGCCGTCCTGGGGCGTGGCGGTAGGCTTGTTGTTTTTGTCGGCATACACCCGGAACATGGAGAAGTCGCCGGTGTGGCGGGGCCACATCCAGTTGTCGGTGTCGCCGCCGAACTTGCCCACGGCCTCGGGCGGAGCACCCACCAGGCGCACGTCGCCGAAGCGCTGATACACGAACAGGTAGTACTCGTTGCCTCCGAACATGTCGCGCACGTAGGCCACGTACTGGCCGTTTTCCTTGGCGGCGTCGGCCAGCTCCTTCTGGCGCTTCTGCACGGTGGCCATGCGCTCCTGCTCCGGGGTGGCGGGCGTAATGCCTTCCAGCACCTTGCCCGTCACGTCTTCCATGCGCACCAGGATGTCCACGAACAGGCCGGGGTTCTTTTTCTCCTCGGCTTTGGTGGCGGCGAAGAAGCCGTTTTGCAGGATGTTGTTTTGCGGGGTGCTGTGGCTCTGGATGGCGTCGTAGCCGCAGTGGTGGTTGGTGAGCAGCAGGCCCTGGCTGCTCACAAACTCGCCGGTGCAGAAGCCGCCGAGCTGCACCACAGCGTCCTTGAGCGAGGCATTGTTGATATCGTAGATTTCTTCGGCCGTCAGCTTGAGGCCTTTTTTCTGCATGTCGGCGTGGTTGAGCCGCTTCACGAAGAGCGGCAGCCACATGCCTTCGTCGGCGCGGGCCGTGAGTGGCAGCAGTACTGCCAGCGCCAGGGCCATAGCCCAGTTGTTTTTACGCATGAGGGGAAAGAGTTTAAGGAATTGTAAACAAAAGTACAGTATGGGTTCTAAGTTGTAGGGGTGCGCTAGGGGTCTAAGCAGCAGGCGGCGAGAAAACAATTGTGGCCCGAAGTAAACAGCTAGGATGCAAGTGTCTCTGCTTTTTATACAAACCGAAAAGATTCTACTGCAAACGCCTCGAAAATTACCACCAACCAAGAAGGCGCTATCCGCGGGTCAGCCGGAACTACAGTAGTACACGGATGCGTCACGGACGCCACGGCGCTATACACCCGGAGCTACTACCGTTTCGTGGAAGCCCTGGTAGTGGCCCAGCCACTGCTGGCGGGCACCGGAGGAGCCGGCGGCGGGCACCAGCAGAGCCTTCTTTCAAACGCGTGTACTTTCAAACGCGTGTACCGCCACGGCCGCATCGGCGCGCAGGCGGGCAGCCAGGTTGGGGAAAGCCGACCGGTAGTCTTGCACTGCGGCAATGCAAGGGTTTCTGCGTCTTCTGCGAAAATCCTCTGCGCCCTCCGCGGGAACCCGATGTAAGCCTACTATGCCCGGAACGGCCCAAGCTAAAGCTTAGGCCACATTGCCGACCTTTACGCCTGCCTATGTCCTACCTGTTCCGCCAGCTGCTGCTGGGCTTGCTGTGGGTGTACCGCCACCTGATTTCGCCGCTCACCCCGGCCAGCTGCCGCTACACGCCCACTTGCTCGGCCTACGCCGCGCAGGCCATTCAGAAGCACGGCCCGTGGCGGGGCGGCTGGCTGGCCCTGCGCCGTATAGCCCGCTGCCACCCCTGGGGCGGCCACGGCTACGACCCCGTGCCCTGAAGCACCCCCGCCACCTGCACTTCCTCC
This region of Hymenobacter sp. YIM 151500-1 genomic DNA includes:
- a CDS encoding S46 family peptidase yields the protein MRKNNWAMALALAVLLPLTARADEGMWLPLFVKRLNHADMQKKGLKLTAEEIYDINNASLKDAVVQLGGFCTGEFVSSQGLLLTNHHCGYDAIQSHSTPQNNILQNGFFAATKAEEKKNPGLFVDILVRMEDVTGKVLEGITPATPEQERMATVQKRQKELADAAKENGQYVAYVRDMFGGNEYYLFVYQRFGDVRLVGAPPEAVGKFGGDTDNWMWPRHTGDFSMFRVYADKNNKPTATPQDGNVPYVPKKHLPVSLQGVSEGDFAMVFGFPGRTQRFLPAAGLQLTLDQTNPARIKLRDTRLKLWKEDMDRDPALRLKYASKYASIANYWKYFIGQNEGMKRLKTVEAKQAEEKALADWIAQDPARQQQYGEALSTINQAYAGIRQYNLSVQYINEGAFGTEIITLASRLMPLYMALKATPADKAAIQKAAADLKEPVAEHFKDYSAPTDKKVFAALMSLYQQDVPKDQLPDVFQTVQKQYGGSMQKYADYVFSTSFLTSQAKTDAFLAAPTLAKLEADPAFKTMNSVYTSFTQNILPTMQGLQAGLGRANRLYVAALREKNAQKVYSPDANSTIRLSYGTVRPYRGRDAVSYDYKTTAQGILEKEDPSNPEFVVPQKELALLKQKDYGRFADKNGNLPVAFITDNDITGGNSGSPVINGRGELIGVAFDGNWEAMTGDLAYDPELKRCINADIRYVLWCVEKLGGAKHLVDEMTIVNNGPNPGVGPQTSASAAAELGDVEKMKVKTDKGGKTKIKRKKEDAAAGM
- the yidD gene encoding membrane protein insertion efficiency factor YidD — translated: MSYLFRQLLLGLLWVYRHLISPLTPASCRYTPTCSAYAAQAIQKHGPWRGGWLALRRIARCHPWGGHGYDPVP